From the Erythrolamprus reginae isolate rEryReg1 chromosome Z, rEryReg1.hap1, whole genome shotgun sequence genome, one window contains:
- the LOC139154886 gene encoding olfactory receptor 4E2-like, whose translation MEEANQTVTYFVFLGLTDNRSLELVLFVIFFIIYLLTLIGNSLIVVTVAWDRCLHTPMYFLLGNLSFLDICHSSVTAPKMLLDSVFRQKIISFGGCVAQFFFLHICASAEIFLLTIMAYDRCVAICFPLQYVTLVNLKICAWLVGALWFGGIIHSLVQTILTIRLPFCGPNIIDSFFCDIPPVMKLACADTYFTEVLMISNSGVISLLCFLALLSSYAIIFLSLRKQTAEGRRKAFSTCAAHLLVVVLFLGPCIFIYTRPTTSFSTEKMAAVFYTMVTPFLNPVIYTLRNKEMKNSMRKLWFRRKMFIRKGVGQLALVENDSFKKEKTIHCKE comes from the coding sequence ATGGAGGAGGCAAATCAGACGGTCACTTACTTTGTGTTCTTGGGACTGACGGATAACCGGAGTCTAGAACTGGTTTTATTTGTCATCTTCTTCATCATTTACCTGCTTACCCTAATAGGAAACTCCTTGATTGTGGTGACGGTGGCTTGGGACCGGTGCCTCCACACACCCATGTACTTTCTTTTGGGAAATCTGTCCTTCCTTGACATCTGCCATTCCTCTGTCACAGCACCCAAGATGCTCCTGGACTCTGTCTTCAGGCAGAAGATCATCTCCTTTGGGGGCTGTGTGGCACAATTCTTCTTCCTCCACATCTGTGCCTCCGCTGAGATCTTCCTCCTGACCATCATGGCCTATGACCGCTGTGTCGCCATCTGCTTTCCATTACAGTATGTGACTCTTGTCAACCTGAAGATCTGTGCATGGTTGGTGGGTGCTCTGTGGTTCGGGGGCATCATCCATTCCCTGGTTCAGACTATCCTCACCATTCGCCTTCCTTTCTGTGGCCCAAATATCATAGATAGCTTTTTCTGCGACATTCCCCCAGTCATGAAGTTGGCCTGCGCTGATACGTACTTCACTGAAGTGCTTATGATATCCAACAGTGGGGTGATCTCCTTGCTTTGCTTCTTGGCCTTGTTGTCTTCCTACGCCatcatctttctctccctcaggaAGCAGACAGCTGAAGGCCGTCGCAAAGCCTTCTCCACATGTGCTGCCCACCTACTTGTGGTGGTCTTGTTCTTAGGACCTTGCATTTTTATTTACACCCGGCCCACCACCAGCTTTTCCACTGAGAAGATGGCCGCTGTCTTCTATACCATGGTGACCCCTTTCCTCAACCCTGTGATCTACACATTGAGGAACAAAGAGATGAAGAACTCCATGAGGAAACTTTGGTTCAGGAGAAAGATGTTCATAAGGAAAGGGGTTGGTCAACTTGCTTTGGTGGAAAACGACTCTTTCAAAAAGGAAAAGACAATTCATTGCAAGGAATGA